The Flavobacterium sp. CBA20B-1 genome includes the window ACGGCTTTTGCTTCTTTGCTGTCAATTTTTCCCATAAAAAGTAATCCTGTGGCACGGTCGTTAATAGTTAATAGTGCACCTTTATGATCTTTACCAATAACTAAATCTATTTCTAGATCTCCAAATCGTTCTTTTTTCTCCACAATTTGCGGTCGTTTGCTGATATCTACCCTATTGGCTATCAATCCTCTATTGTCTTTTGAACTAGCTCTTTTGCGGTATTTTTTACCTTTGGTTCTCAAATGTTTGTATAGGTTGCCACCGGCTCGCTTATCTTTCCAGATATACTGATAAATACGTTCGTGAGAAACCATTTTTTTTCCTTCTAAAACGGCTCTTCCTACCATTTGCTCCGGACTGAAATCTTGCTCTAAATACTGTTTTACATTGCTTATAACCTCTGGAGTGAATGTAAGTTTTTTAGGCTTGATTTGATGCCTTTTTTGGGCTTTTCGATGTGCTAAACTGGCTTTATAAATTCCGTTTCTGCCATCAGAATTTCTCTTGATTTCTCTAGAAACAACCGATTTGTCTCTCCCGATATAGTCGGCAATTTCAATAATTCGTTTACCTAAGCTGTGGTAAGTTTCAATTTTGTATCTTTGTTCAAGCGTTAAATGTCCCATCTTTATTTTGTAGTGTCGGAACCACAAAGTAAGGTGTTTTTTCGCCAACAGGGGGAACATTTTAGCCCCGCGGGGCTAAAATGTTCCCCCTGTTTTTTTTATGCGGTTGCATTTATTAGTTGAATCTAAGTTATTAAAAAATAGAGTTATATAATTAGCGAAAAAATTGATATTACACTAAATCATTTAATTTAAATTTTATCAAGCTCTTTATAATACTTTTCAAAATCAAAATCTATATCTAGTAATTCTTTAGGCATTTTTTGTAATCCAATTGCCAGTTCTAAAATTGTTGAAAGTCTAATATTTATTTCTCCTTTTTCAATTTTACTTATATTACTATGATCGACAGAACATCTCTGTGCTAATTGTCGGTAACTTAAAGCTTTTTCGATTCTTAATTGTTCTATTTTTTTTCCAAATAAAATCTGGAAATTATCTCTATCCATCATCTTAAAAAATTAATTAAGACAATTTCTTCATAATTGTAAAAAAAAATGTAGGTTTTTTAACCTACAAACAAATTTTTTATTTATATTTGTTGATATAATTACACTGAACGTGTAATTTTGCGATACTTTATTAAAAATATTTAAAGCTATTGCTTAGAATCTCGCTTTTGAAAACTGGTAATTTTTAGCGTACGAGATGATAAGTAGATTAGCTCACGACCATGGCGTGAGCTCTCTTATCTGTACGTAAGGTATACCAGTACCTCAAAAGCAGATTTGTTGAGTTTCACGCCTTTTTATATGCTTTTTACTCAACCTTTTGCCGGTTATGGTGCTGTGTACAGGCACTAATATTTAAAAGATATTATTTTTTGTGGTCGTTTAACCTTTAAACTTAAATTTCATAGTTCATTTTGTATATGGTAAATCAAACCGTAAGGTTCACGGCGTCCAAGCTGTAAAAATAATTGTGGTAGTAAAGAAGAAAAAATCGAAATATTAGCCACGAACAATGGAGATTTAGAATCGACATAGGTCTAGCGACCTATTATATCACAAAAGTTTACGCTTCTCCTCTTAATCTCAAATGTTCAAGATGACAAAGCTAGACGCAAAATATAATGCGTGCTGCATGGTTTGTCTCGCTTTATCGGAAGTGCAGCATAATCAAGTGAATTGTGTTATTAGATTTTTAATTAAAAACAAATATAGACTTTAAACCAGCGGTATTAAGATTTTGGCGAGTGTCAAAAAGGTGAAGTTGGCGTTAAGCACATCGGGTCGCAAAGCGATCGTTCCGATGCGCTAGACAACAAACCAAATTTTGACCGCCTAAAAGCTTGACCGCAATAAAAGCACTTTGCTTCTTTGGTGCGTCAAAGAAGAAATATTGATTTTATTGAAACCAGATTTTCTAATCAAGAATAATTCAAATCGCATTTTAGTCTAAAAGTGCAAGAAAAAAGAAGTCGATTTTAAGTCATTTTACCAAAAGTGAAAACCGAAAAATTTTCGGTTTACCAACAGCGAGGATACTAAATAGATACTGTATGGATAAAGCATGGATAGTGCATAAAACACATTTTCGGAAAAAACGTTCAAAAACAGAAATTTATTCTAAATTTTTCAATTAAGTCAGAAAATACAGAAAATTTAAAATGGCAAAATCGTGGTTTTATAAAGTAAAAACAGTTAAAGATAATAAATTAAAAACAAACGGCGAAAACACCATTTGCAAAAATGCTTTTTACATGATAAAATACAATTGTTCAACTATTCAGTTTTGCATAAAATCACAGATGGACTTTTAGCTGACGGTATTAAGTTTTGACCGCTAAAAGCTTGACCGCGATAAAAGCACTTTGCTTCTTTGGTGCGATCAAAGAAGAAGAGTATTTGATTTAACTATTTTTTTTATAGAGTTGACACTCGCTGAAAAAATAATGTCGATTTCAAATCCGGGTTTGTAAACAATAGGTTCTTGATTGAAAACTGAATAGGAGTATAAACTAAGCGGTATGAGGTTTTGATCGAGTGTCGAAACGCTGCATGAAGCGAAAGCAGATCGGGGTGCAAAGCACCGTTTCGATCTGGTAGCTTCAAAAGTGAATTTCGACCGATTAAAAGATCGCCGCAATAAAAGACTTTTGGTACTTTTTGTCTCTAAAAAGTACAGAAAAAACCGAAATGCATCTAGCAAGAACAATGGAGATTCAGAATCGAAAGAGATTTTTCACTCCATTGCATGCCGTTCAAGATGACAAACTAAACGCAAGTCAGGATGCGATGTTGCATGCTTGTCTCGCTTTAGCGGAAGTGCAGCATGACAGATCAGATAGAACTTCTGGATTTTTGATTGAAAACCCAGCTTGAATGTAACCTACGCGGTATGAGGTTTTGATCGAGTGTCGAAACGCTGCATGAAGCGAAAGCAGATCGGGGTGCAAAGCACCGTTTCGATCTGGTAGCTTCAAAAGTGAATTTCGACCGATTAAAAGATCGCCGCAATAAAAGACTTTTGGTACTTTTTGTCTCTAAAAAGTACAGAAAAAACCGAAATGCATCTAGCAAGAACAATGGAGATTCAGAATCGAAAGAGATCTTTCACTCCATTGCATGCCGTTCAAGATGACAAACTAAACGCAAAATAGGATGCGATGCTGCACTTCGACTGAGCTCAGTGACCAGCGCAGCATGACAGTATGGATAGAACTATTCGATTTTTGATTGAAAACGGAATAACTTTTTTAAAAAACAAATTATGAATTAAAACAAACTAAAAATTGCGAGCTATACGCTAACAGTTAAAATAAATCCTTGCAACTAAAAACAAATCATAATACAAAAAAGTAGTTTGCTAAGGTAGGAGCAAAGCACATAATCACTTTTCAAACCATAATAGATAAATATTAATATAGTTAGTTAGTTGAATGAAGTAGTTAAAATCCGAAAGGCGGTTATGTGCCGAAGCTCTTAGTTATTTTCTGTGGAGACACAAAACCGGATGCGATGCTGCATGCTTGTCTCGCTTTAGCGGAAGTGCAGCATGACAGATCAGATAGAACTTCTGGATTTTTGATTGAAAACCCAGCTTGAATGTAACCTACGCGGTATGAGGTTTTGATCGAGCGTCGAAACACTTAATGAAGCGTAAACAGATTAGATGGTCGGTGAGTTTATCGAACCGCGATCTGGTAGCTTCAAAAGTGAATTTCGACCGATTAAAAGATCGCCGCAATAAAAGACTTTTGGTACTTTTTGTCTCTAAAAAGTACAGAAAAAATCGAAATGCATCTAGCAAGAACAATGGAGATTCAGAATCGAAAGAGATCTTTCACTCCATTGCATGCCGTTCAAGATGACAAACTATACGTAAAGTAGGATGCGATGTTGCACTTCGACTGAGCTCAGTGACCAGCGCAGCATGACAGTATGGATAGAACTATTCGATTTTTGATTGAAAAACGGAATAACTTTTTTAAAAACAAATTATGAATTAAAACAAACTAAAAATCGCTAGCTGTAAGCTAACAGTTAAAATAAATCCTTGCAACTAAAAACAAATCATAATACAAAAAAGTAGTTTGCTAAGGTAGGAGCAAAGCACATAATCACTTTTCAAACCATAATAGATAAATATTAATATAGTTAGTTAGTTGAATGAAGTAGTTAAAATCCGAAAGGCGGTTATGTGCCGAAGCTCTTAGTTATTTTCTGTGGAGACACAAAACCAGATGCGATGCTACATGCTTGTCTCGCTTTAGCGGAAGTGCAGCATGACAGATCGGATAGAGCTATTAACACGAATTAGGGCGCCATTATAATTAAAACGAGCGTCAATTAATTGAAGAATACGTAAAAGAATCGGGTAGCTTTGCTACGATTCGATTCTTTAGGATTCAAAATTTAAATTGACCGTTTTAAGGATGAGGTAAGAGTAAAAAAACTTTGCTTCTTTAGTTATAAAGAAGAATAAAACCAAAAGATTCATATTACGACTAAATGAGATTAATATCCCAAATAGTCCAATAAACTTAAATAAAAGAATGATGATAAAAACTAAAACATAAACCTACAAGGTTTCCAAAACCTAGCAGGATAAAAAAAATCCCCTCTAACACAAGTTGGCGCTTCGCAGAAGGGATCAAAGTCAATTAATTATTAACTAACCTTACAAAAGTATGAAAAATTTTACTTTTGCAGCACTTGCTGTACCCCTTATGTGGGTGTTGCTCTTACTACTTTTTTTTAACAGCAACAAATTACACGCGCAAGAAACAATAGTTTTAAGCGGCGTGGTGAAAAGTGTCGACGGTATGCCCCTTGAAGGCGTA containing:
- a CDS encoding IS30 family transposase; amino-acid sequence: MGHLTLEQRYKIETYHSLGKRIIEIADYIGRDKSVVSREIKRNSDGRNGIYKASLAHRKAQKRHQIKPKKLTFTPEVISNVKQYLEQDFSPEQMVGRAVLEGKKMVSHERIYQYIWKDKRAGGNLYKHLRTKGKKYRKRASSKDNRGLIANRVDISKRPQIVEKKERFGDLEIDLVIGKDHKGALLTINDRATGLLFMGKIDSKEAKAVETKTIELLKDWKPLLYTITSDNGKEFANHEQLSEKLAIDYFFAKPYHSWERGANENLNGLVRQYFPKSSNFESITQDQINRVINILNNRPRKRFGFKTPNEVFALKMNENRRVAFKT
- a CDS encoding helix-turn-helix domain-containing protein, producing MMDRDNFQILFGKKIEQLRIEKALSYRQLAQRCSVDHSNISKIEKGEINIRLSTILELAIGLQKMPKELLDIDFDFEKYYKELDKI